One stretch of Streptomyces sp. A2-16 DNA includes these proteins:
- a CDS encoding NHLP family bacteriocin export ABC transporter peptidase/permease/ATPase subunit, which translates to MSTAQDTRGRRRSAPPKRPVPKGRAKTVRTPTVLQMEAVECGAASLAMVLGHYGKHVPLEELRIACGVSRDGSRASNLLKAARSYGLTAKGMQMDTAALAEVRTPAVLFWEFNHYVVYDGMGRRFGRRGVYINDPGKGRRFVPMEDFDGSFTGVVLVMEPGEGFTRGGRKPGVLGAMPARLRGTAGTMPTAVLASLLLVLVGAATPALSRTYIDMFLIGGQTSLLGVLFASMGACVALTLALTWLQQANLLHGRIISSTLSSARFLRHLLRLPVTFFSQRSPADLVQRLQSNDQVAETLARDLAAAGVDAVVVVLYAILLYTYDPQLTYVGIGVALLNVVAMRVVIRLRATRTAKLRADSARLTNTAYTGLQLIETMKATGGEDGYFRKWAGQHATTLEEQQKLGVPSAWLGVVAPMLATFNSALILWIGGMRAVEGGISVGLLVAFQALVTRFTAPITRLNGVAGRIQDFAADVARLKDVENFKADPLYDRPGAGDSTRRLQGHVELQNITFGYNPLDKPLLTGFDLTVGPGRQVALVGGSGSGKSTVSRLISGLYAPWEGVIRIDGQRLDDIPRGALAASVSFVDQDVFLFEGSVRDNVALWDPSIPDDAVVDALRDAALYDVVMRRPGGIHSRVEQDGRNFSGGQRQRLEIARALVRRPSILVLDEVTSALDAETELVVMDNLRKRGCACVVIAHRLSTVRDSDEIVVLQHGTIVERGRHEELVARGGAYAALVKER; encoded by the coding sequence GTGAGCACCGCACAGGACACCCGCGGCAGGCGCCGCTCCGCCCCGCCCAAACGCCCCGTCCCCAAGGGGAGGGCGAAGACGGTCCGTACGCCCACCGTCCTCCAGATGGAGGCCGTGGAGTGCGGCGCCGCCTCCCTCGCCATGGTCCTCGGCCACTACGGCAAGCACGTCCCGCTGGAGGAGCTGCGCATCGCCTGCGGTGTCTCCCGGGACGGCTCGCGCGCCAGCAACCTCCTCAAGGCGGCCCGCAGTTACGGTCTGACGGCCAAGGGCATGCAGATGGACACGGCCGCCCTCGCCGAGGTGAGGACACCGGCGGTGCTGTTCTGGGAGTTCAACCACTACGTCGTCTACGACGGCATGGGACGCCGCTTCGGCCGCCGCGGGGTCTACATCAACGACCCGGGCAAGGGCCGCCGGTTCGTCCCGATGGAGGACTTCGACGGCAGCTTCACCGGTGTCGTGCTGGTGATGGAGCCCGGTGAGGGCTTCACCCGAGGCGGCCGCAAGCCGGGCGTCCTGGGCGCGATGCCGGCCCGGTTGCGCGGCACGGCGGGCACCATGCCGACCGCCGTCCTGGCGAGCCTGCTGCTGGTGCTGGTCGGTGCGGCCACCCCCGCGCTCTCCCGCACCTACATCGACATGTTCCTGATCGGCGGTCAGACCTCGCTGCTGGGCGTGCTGTTCGCGTCGATGGGGGCCTGTGTCGCGCTCACCCTCGCCCTGACCTGGCTCCAGCAGGCGAACCTGCTGCACGGCCGGATCATCTCCTCGACCCTGTCCAGCGCCCGCTTCCTGCGCCACCTGCTGCGGCTGCCGGTGACGTTCTTCTCCCAGCGCAGCCCGGCCGATCTGGTGCAGCGCCTGCAGTCCAACGACCAGGTGGCCGAGACTCTGGCCCGCGACCTCGCGGCGGCGGGCGTCGACGCGGTGGTCGTCGTCCTGTACGCGATCCTCCTGTACACCTACGACCCGCAGCTCACCTACGTCGGCATCGGCGTGGCCCTGCTGAACGTGGTGGCGATGCGGGTCGTGATCCGGCTGCGGGCCACCCGCACCGCCAAGCTGCGCGCCGACAGCGCCCGGCTCACCAACACGGCCTACACCGGCCTGCAGTTGATCGAGACGATGAAGGCGACCGGCGGCGAGGACGGCTACTTCCGCAAGTGGGCCGGGCAGCACGCCACCACTCTTGAGGAACAGCAGAAGCTCGGGGTGCCGAGCGCCTGGCTGGGTGTGGTCGCGCCGATGCTGGCCACCTTCAACAGCGCGCTCATCCTGTGGATCGGCGGCATGCGGGCCGTCGAGGGCGGTATCTCCGTCGGCCTGCTGGTCGCCTTCCAGGCCCTGGTCACCCGCTTCACCGCGCCGATCACCCGCCTCAACGGCGTGGCCGGACGCATCCAGGACTTCGCGGCCGACGTGGCCCGCCTGAAGGACGTGGAGAACTTCAAGGCCGACCCGCTCTACGACCGCCCCGGCGCCGGCGACTCGACGCGCCGCCTCCAGGGCCACGTCGAGCTGCAGAACATCACCTTCGGCTACAACCCGCTCGACAAGCCACTGCTCACCGGCTTCGACCTGACCGTCGGACCGGGCCGGCAGGTGGCGCTGGTGGGCGGCTCCGGCAGCGGCAAGTCGACCGTGTCCCGGCTGATCTCCGGCCTGTACGCCCCCTGGGAGGGCGTGATCCGCATCGACGGACAGCGCCTGGACGACATCCCGCGCGGCGCCCTCGCCGCCTCGGTGTCCTTCGTCGACCAGGACGTCTTCCTCTTCGAGGGTTCGGTCCGCGACAACGTGGCGCTGTGGGACCCGTCGATCCCGGACGACGCCGTGGTGGACGCCCTCAGGGACGCGGCCCTGTACGACGTGGTGATGCGCCGCCCCGGCGGCATCCACAGCAGGGTCGAGCAGGACGGCCGCAACTTCTCCGGCGGTCAGCGCCAACGCCTGGAGATCGCGCGGGCGTTGGTGCGCCGACCCAGCATCCTGGTCCTCGACGAGGTGACCAGCGCTCTGGACGCGGAGACCGAGCTGGTCGTCATGGACAACCTGCGCAAGCGCGGCTGCGCCTGTGTGGTGATCGCGCACCGGCTCAGCACCGTGCGCGACAGCGACGAGATCGTCGTACTGCAGCACGGCACGATCGTGGAACGCGGGCGGCACGAGGAGCTGGTGGCGCGCGGCGGCGCGTACGCGGCGCTGGTCAAGGAACGGTGA